The proteins below are encoded in one region of Amycolatopsis acidiphila:
- a CDS encoding helix-turn-helix transcriptional regulator yields MTHPLIRVLALLELLQAHAGLTGTELAGRLGTDVRTVRRYVAHLRELGIPVEAGRGRHGGYRLARGYRMPPLVLSNDEALAVVLGLLAGERLGMNPAAPAGAGALAKIERVLPDALREPLAAMRDTLGFTAHTVTGRAPEAGVLLALAQASRRGRSVGLRYESWRGEQTERDLDPYGVVFHAGRWYVTGHDHLRGTLRTFRIDRIASVVPGSGAFVAPAGFDPVARVASSLARAPYRWEVEVLIDGPPAEVARRLPTTVAALTPAGDGVLLVARAERLDGMAHLLAALEWPFTIRRPDELRVALGELAQRLAAIARA; encoded by the coding sequence GTGACGCATCCGCTGATCCGCGTGCTGGCCCTCCTCGAACTGCTGCAGGCGCACGCCGGGCTGACCGGCACCGAGCTGGCCGGACGCCTCGGCACCGACGTCCGCACGGTGCGCCGGTACGTCGCGCACCTGCGTGAGCTGGGCATTCCCGTCGAGGCCGGGCGCGGTCGCCACGGCGGTTACCGGCTCGCGCGCGGCTACCGGATGCCGCCGCTGGTGTTGAGCAACGACGAAGCGCTCGCCGTCGTGCTGGGGCTGCTCGCCGGGGAGCGGCTGGGCATGAACCCCGCCGCGCCCGCCGGTGCCGGGGCGCTGGCCAAGATCGAACGGGTGCTTCCCGACGCGCTGCGTGAGCCGCTCGCGGCGATGCGGGACACGCTGGGGTTCACCGCGCACACGGTGACCGGCCGGGCGCCGGAGGCAGGTGTGCTGCTCGCGCTCGCGCAGGCTTCGCGGCGGGGGCGGAGCGTCGGCCTGCGGTACGAGTCGTGGCGCGGGGAACAGACCGAGCGCGACCTCGATCCCTACGGCGTCGTCTTCCACGCCGGGCGGTGGTACGTCACCGGCCACGACCACCTGCGCGGCACACTGCGGACGTTCCGGATCGACCGCATCGCGTCGGTGGTGCCGGGGTCCGGCGCGTTCGTGGCGCCGGCCGGGTTCGACCCGGTCGCGCGGGTCGCGTCGTCGCTCGCGCGGGCGCCGTACCGCTGGGAAGTCGAGGTGTTGATCGACGGCCCGCCCGCCGAGGTGGCGCGCCGGCTGCCGACGACGGTCGCCGCGCTCACCCCGGCAGGCGACGGGGTCCTGCTGGTCGCGCGGGCGGAGCGGCTCGACGGGATGGCACATCTGCTGGCTGCCCTGGAATGGCCGTTCACGATCCGCCGCCCGGACGAGTTGCGGGTGGCGCTCGGTGAGCTCGCGCAACGGCTGGCCGCCATCGCGAGGGCCTGA
- a CDS encoding MBL fold metallo-hydrolase: protein MTTFTRRGLFGASAGAAAVLAGALPAAAAQGNGVSLRWWGNNGWEIRLPGGRTVLIDPWLTRFRTGTYTPAGADPKTPISVDTALIDRYVDSGELRADHILVTHGHYDHLTDVPYLARKTGATVLGTETHLNLLAALGAPEGQLSLATGGEYLDFGSYTIRVLRALHSESGSRATVAFPGTRPGFGLTKPPVPTEIRHLVEGGTLAYEVAGGGVSVLDFGGSNYVESELAGLRPDVVLMPVGGGSIHEYAARLLRTVGFPRYVLPTHWDDFDYPLDEPARDWGGLAALRTAVAQASPSSRFAVVDHLQTFVP, encoded by the coding sequence ATGACGACTTTCACCAGACGGGGACTCTTCGGCGCGAGCGCGGGGGCCGCCGCCGTCCTGGCCGGCGCCCTTCCGGCCGCCGCCGCCCAGGGCAACGGCGTGAGCCTGCGCTGGTGGGGCAACAACGGCTGGGAAATCCGGTTGCCCGGCGGCAGGACGGTGCTGATCGACCCGTGGCTCACCCGGTTCAGAACCGGCACCTACACCCCGGCAGGCGCCGACCCGAAGACGCCCATCTCCGTGGACACCGCGCTGATCGACCGGTACGTCGACTCGGGTGAGCTACGGGCCGACCACATCCTGGTCACCCACGGCCACTACGACCACCTCACCGATGTTCCTTACCTGGCACGGAAAACGGGCGCGACGGTGCTGGGCACGGAGACCCACCTCAACCTGCTGGCCGCCCTCGGCGCGCCCGAGGGCCAGCTTTCGCTCGCGACCGGCGGCGAGTACCTCGACTTCGGCAGCTACACGATCCGCGTGCTGCGCGCCCTGCACTCGGAGAGCGGATCCCGTGCCACGGTGGCGTTCCCCGGCACCCGGCCCGGCTTCGGCCTGACGAAACCGCCGGTGCCGACGGAGATCCGCCACCTCGTCGAGGGTGGCACCCTCGCCTACGAGGTCGCCGGCGGCGGGGTCAGCGTGCTCGACTTCGGCGGGTCCAACTACGTCGAATCGGAACTGGCCGGGCTGCGCCCCGATGTGGTACTCATGCCCGTGGGCGGCGGCTCGATCCACGAGTACGCGGCCCGGCTGCTGCGCACGGTCGGCTTCCCGCGTTACGTGCTCCCGACGCACTGGGACGACTTCGACTACCCGCTGGACGAACCGGCCCGCGACTGGGGAGGCCTGGCGGCTCTGCGCACAGCCGTGGCGCAGGCGAGCCCGTCCAGCCGGTTCGCCGTCGTCGACCACCTGCAGACGTTCGTGCCGTGA
- a CDS encoding LLM class flavin-dependent oxidoreductase: MTRLRFGAFLAPFHPAGENPTLALQRDLRLIEHMDELGYDEVWVGEHHSAGSELIASPEIFIAAAAERTKHIRLGTGVTSVSYHNPLWVADRMVLLDHLTRGRTMLGVGPGSLPTDSAMIGLDPTDTRELLDVNLDIIMRLLAGETVTAETKTHRLVDAQLQLRPYTEPCFDIAVAAVASPTGPRLAGRHGTGLLSIGATLTKEGFDALAHHWNVVEERAEHFGQPAPDRAGWRLVGLMHVAETREQAYRDVEHGIEQWFRYFQRVAAFPQMAVEGGDLKEMIDFINEAGVGAIGTPEDARAQVERLWEQSGGFGAMLLLAHEWANPAATRRSLELIAQHVMPHFQGPGRSHAQSTSDARERARGTRDGHAKAQLSAVEHMTGKYAKEVADK; the protein is encoded by the coding sequence ATGACCAGGTTGCGCTTCGGGGCTTTCCTCGCGCCGTTCCACCCCGCGGGGGAGAACCCGACGCTGGCGCTGCAGCGGGACCTGCGGCTCATCGAGCACATGGACGAGCTCGGCTACGACGAGGTGTGGGTCGGCGAGCACCATTCGGCGGGCAGCGAGCTGATCGCGTCGCCGGAGATCTTCATCGCGGCCGCCGCCGAGCGCACGAAACACATCCGGCTCGGGACCGGGGTGACCTCGGTGAGCTACCACAACCCGTTGTGGGTGGCCGACCGGATGGTGCTGCTGGACCACCTCACGCGCGGGCGGACGATGCTCGGCGTCGGGCCGGGGTCGCTGCCCACCGACTCGGCGATGATCGGGCTCGACCCGACCGACACGCGCGAGCTGCTCGACGTCAACCTGGACATCATCATGCGGCTGCTGGCCGGTGAGACGGTCACGGCCGAGACGAAGACCCACCGGCTCGTCGACGCGCAGCTGCAACTGCGGCCCTACACCGAGCCGTGCTTCGACATCGCCGTCGCGGCCGTGGCCTCGCCCACCGGCCCGCGGCTGGCCGGGCGGCACGGCACGGGCCTGCTCTCGATCGGCGCCACGCTGACCAAGGAGGGGTTCGACGCGCTCGCCCACCACTGGAACGTCGTCGAGGAGCGCGCGGAGCACTTCGGGCAGCCTGCGCCGGACCGCGCGGGCTGGCGACTGGTCGGGCTGATGCACGTCGCCGAGACCCGCGAGCAGGCCTACCGCGACGTCGAGCACGGCATCGAGCAGTGGTTCCGGTACTTCCAGCGGGTCGCGGCGTTCCCCCAGATGGCCGTCGAGGGCGGCGACCTCAAGGAGATGATCGACTTCATCAACGAGGCCGGCGTCGGCGCCATCGGCACCCCGGAGGACGCCCGCGCCCAGGTGGAGCGGCTGTGGGAGCAGTCGGGCGGCTTCGGCGCGATGCTGCTCCTCGCGCATGAATGGGCGAACCCGGCGGCGACGCGGCGGTCGCTGGAGCTGATCGCACAGCACGTGATGCCGCATTTCCAGGGGCCGGGCCGCAGCCACGCGCAGTCCACTTCGGACGCCAGGGAGCGGGCGCGCGGCACCCGGGACGGGCACGCGAAGGCGCAGCTGTCGGCGGTGGAGCACATGACCGGCAAATACGCCAAGGAGGTCGCGGACAAATAG
- a CDS encoding helix-turn-helix domain-containing protein — translation MARTPTGRKLQLAALVRHLREKRQLTQHEAGREVWPHASAGSVQNKIARLESADTGITPEDLDALLRLYDTSDVHRRLASTLNSDLSQRGRWQGYRSIYSESYRRYVDLEEDAELIRYVSNERIPELLQCEAYVRAEFVHSTDGIEDLTVRASRARQEGVLLRADPPWFYAALSESALRRVQGDEVVMRKQIEYLVALSERPNITVQVVPFSSRSRPNVITHKGILERFALLRLASPGVIGELPRHLDYAFTKVGEELSWSDEVQHYEDLWSRASSAALSPHESRAFLREVARDFR, via the coding sequence GTGGCACGCACGCCGACCGGCCGCAAGCTGCAGCTGGCCGCGCTCGTGCGGCACCTGCGGGAGAAGCGGCAGCTCACCCAGCACGAGGCGGGGCGCGAGGTGTGGCCGCACGCCAGCGCCGGCAGCGTGCAGAACAAGATCGCCCGCCTGGAGAGCGCGGACACCGGCATCACGCCCGAGGACCTCGACGCGCTGTTGCGGTTGTACGACACGAGCGACGTCCACCGGCGGCTCGCGTCCACGCTGAACAGCGACCTCTCGCAGCGTGGCCGGTGGCAGGGGTACCGCTCGATCTACTCCGAGTCCTACCGGCGCTACGTCGACCTCGAGGAGGACGCCGAGCTCATCCGGTACGTGTCGAACGAGCGGATCCCCGAGCTGCTGCAGTGCGAGGCGTACGTGCGGGCGGAGTTCGTCCACTCGACGGATGGGATAGAGGACCTCACGGTGCGGGCGAGCCGGGCCAGACAGGAGGGTGTGCTGCTGCGGGCGGACCCGCCGTGGTTCTACGCGGCGCTCAGCGAGTCGGCGCTGCGCCGGGTCCAGGGCGACGAAGTGGTGATGCGCAAGCAGATCGAGTACCTGGTCGCGCTGTCCGAACGGCCGAACATCACCGTGCAGGTGGTGCCGTTCAGCTCCCGCTCCCGGCCGAACGTGATCACGCACAAGGGGATCCTGGAACGCTTCGCGCTGCTGCGGCTGGCGTCACCCGGCGTGATCGGCGAGCTGCCGCGGCATCTGGACTACGCGTTCACGAAGGTCGGCGAAGAGCTGAGCTGGAGCGACGAGGTGCAGCACTATGAGGACCTGTGGAGCAGGGCGAGCAGTGCCGCCCTGTCCCCGCACGAGAGCCGGGCGTTCCTCCGCGAGGTCGCCCGGGACTTCCGCTGA
- a CDS encoding SAM-dependent methyltransferase, whose translation MLGEERTTATAAGVYDWFLGGRHHVAADREAAIDSQRSFPLASRVVKYNREFLRRAVRYVAGAGVRQFLDIGSGYPTVGNVHEVAPGSRVVYVDYEQDTVDVSRRILADNPDATSIHGDLREPDGILSHPEVRELLDFGQPVGLLLIAVLHFVPEELGPARLVRRYLEPLAPGSHLVISHGTSPADERGRRIQDEWRQVYNHTVAETYRNRPVDQLTSFFAGTTLLPPGLVPAPDWRPEDPAYVPDPEDESRQVIVGGVGVVG comes from the coding sequence ATGCTGGGGGAGGAACGGACGACCGCCACCGCGGCGGGGGTCTACGACTGGTTTCTCGGCGGGCGGCACCACGTGGCCGCCGACCGGGAGGCGGCGATCGACAGCCAGCGGTCGTTCCCGCTGGCCTCACGCGTGGTGAAGTACAACCGTGAGTTCCTGCGACGTGCGGTCCGGTATGTCGCCGGCGCGGGGGTGCGGCAGTTCCTCGACATCGGGTCCGGCTACCCGACCGTGGGCAACGTGCACGAGGTCGCACCGGGCAGCCGTGTCGTGTACGTCGACTACGAGCAGGACACGGTCGACGTCAGCCGTCGCATCCTGGCGGACAACCCGGACGCCACGTCGATCCACGGCGACCTGCGGGAGCCCGACGGCATCCTGTCGCATCCGGAGGTGCGCGAACTGCTGGACTTCGGGCAGCCGGTGGGGCTGCTGCTGATCGCGGTGCTGCACTTCGTCCCGGAGGAGCTCGGGCCGGCGCGGCTGGTGCGCCGGTACCTCGAGCCGCTGGCGCCGGGCAGCCACCTGGTGATCAGCCACGGCACGTCCCCCGCCGACGAGCGCGGGCGGCGGATCCAGGACGAGTGGCGGCAGGTGTACAACCACACGGTCGCCGAGACCTACCGCAACCGTCCGGTCGACCAGCTGACGTCGTTCTTCGCCGGGACGACGCTGCTGCCGCCGGGCCTCGTGCCCGCCCCGGACTGGCGTCCGGAGGACCCGGCGTACGTCCCGGACCCCGAGGACGAGTCGAGGCAGGTCATCGTCGGCGGCGTCGGCGTGGTGGGCTAG
- a CDS encoding histidine phosphatase family protein, which produces MRMEWVGLLRHGQSSGNVAREEAEADGHQVIDIAERDADVPLTRLGEEQAAAAGDWVARHPVDLVVASPYVRAAETARLALAAAARQGAAVPRHPVVDERLRDRELGVLDLLTSKGVRERRPDELERKRRHGKFYYRPPGGESWADVVLRVRSLLRELQADAAGKRVLLVAHEMTVFTLRYLLEGIAEPELLHIAACTEVANGSITGWQHVADGRYRMTEAQETMHLHAADAPPTEDDDAAASLT; this is translated from the coding sequence ATGCGGATGGAATGGGTCGGTCTGTTGCGCCACGGGCAGAGCAGCGGCAACGTGGCGCGTGAGGAGGCCGAGGCCGACGGCCACCAGGTGATCGATATCGCCGAGCGGGACGCCGACGTGCCGTTGACGCGGCTCGGCGAGGAACAGGCCGCGGCGGCGGGCGACTGGGTCGCCCGCCACCCGGTCGACCTCGTCGTCGCGTCGCCGTACGTGCGGGCCGCCGAGACGGCGCGACTGGCACTTGCCGCTGCGGCCCGTCAGGGCGCGGCGGTGCCACGCCACCCGGTCGTCGACGAACGCCTGCGCGACCGTGAGCTCGGCGTGCTGGATCTGTTGACCAGCAAGGGGGTTCGCGAGCGCCGGCCGGACGAGCTCGAGCGCAAGCGGCGGCACGGCAAGTTCTACTACCGCCCGCCCGGCGGCGAGTCCTGGGCGGACGTCGTGCTGCGCGTGCGGTCGCTGCTGCGGGAGCTGCAGGCCGACGCGGCGGGCAAGCGCGTCCTGCTGGTGGCCCACGAGATGACCGTCTTCACCCTGCGCTACCTGCTCGAAGGCATCGCCGAGCCGGAGTTGTTGCACATCGCCGCGTGCACCGAGGTGGCGAACGGGTCGATCACCGGCTGGCAGCACGTCGCCGACGGCCGTTACCGCATGACCGAAGCGCAGGAGACGATGCACCTGCACGCCGCCGACGCCCCGCCGACCGAGGACGACGATGCCGCAGCCTCCCTCACCTGA
- a CDS encoding NAD(P)H-hydrate dehydratase — MPQPPSPDATPISSALLREWPVPADDRGTAFVLGGARTVPGAVLLTGTAALRAGAGTLQLGASERHAVALGVAVPESSVFGLPETAGGAISRDAADVLADVLPQARAVVIGPGLTDADETFALLERVLPLVSADARLVLDAFALGALSRQPALVKSWAGHVVLSPNHVEAAFLLDRAKEEIDDYERAAAEIADRYQAVVTLMGAIATPAGDLWVDGGGHIGLATSGSGDVLAGLIGGFLARAADPAQAACWATHVHAMAGQRLIPRTGLTGLLARDLVGEVGAVISELTA; from the coding sequence ATGCCGCAGCCTCCCTCACCTGACGCCACCCCGATCAGCTCCGCGCTCCTGCGCGAGTGGCCCGTCCCGGCCGACGATCGCGGCACCGCCTTCGTCCTCGGCGGCGCGCGCACGGTTCCGGGCGCGGTGCTGCTGACCGGCACCGCCGCGCTGCGTGCGGGCGCGGGCACGCTGCAGCTGGGCGCGAGCGAGCGGCATGCCGTCGCGCTGGGCGTGGCCGTGCCGGAGTCGTCGGTGTTCGGCCTGCCCGAGACCGCAGGAGGCGCGATCTCCCGGGACGCCGCGGACGTCCTCGCCGACGTGCTGCCGCAGGCGCGCGCGGTGGTGATCGGGCCAGGGCTCACCGATGCGGACGAGACTTTCGCGTTGCTGGAACGGGTTCTCCCGCTGGTGTCCGCCGACGCGCGGCTCGTGCTGGACGCGTTCGCGCTCGGTGCGCTCAGCAGGCAGCCCGCGCTGGTCAAGTCGTGGGCCGGGCACGTCGTGCTCTCGCCGAACCACGTCGAGGCGGCCTTCCTGCTGGACCGCGCGAAGGAGGAGATCGACGACTACGAGCGCGCCGCGGCGGAGATCGCCGACCGCTACCAGGCGGTGGTCACGCTGATGGGCGCGATCGCGACACCCGCCGGCGACCTGTGGGTGGACGGCGGTGGGCACATCGGCCTGGCGACCTCCGGCAGCGGGGACGTGCTCGCGGGACTCATCGGCGGTTTCCTGGCCCGCGCGGCGGACCCCGCCCAAGCCGCCTGCTGGGCGACGCACGTGCACGCGATGGCGGGCCAGCGGCTGATCCCGCGGACCGGCCTGACGGGACTTCTCGCGCGGGACCTCGTCGGCGAGGTCGGTGCGGTGATCTCCGAGCTGACCGCCTGA
- a CDS encoding universal stress protein: MSTDDTASLPFVEEYGPAWVPGPFERGTDGPQLILAGVDGSPTALRAGAYAAGLARRQRSRLVVVYVLSPSAWTGMSPSLLAAAQEQAHSDMIDELRRPIQNLAAEAHISITLEVRRGDAYTELKRVAVTRQADLVVVGASESAGHRLVGSVATRLVRAGLWPVTVVP; the protein is encoded by the coding sequence GTGAGCACCGACGACACCGCCTCCCTGCCGTTCGTCGAGGAGTACGGGCCGGCGTGGGTGCCCGGGCCGTTCGAGCGCGGGACCGACGGGCCGCAGCTCATCCTCGCCGGGGTCGACGGCTCACCCACGGCGCTGCGGGCCGGCGCCTACGCGGCGGGCCTCGCCCGGCGGCAGCGCTCCCGGCTGGTCGTGGTGTACGTGTTGTCGCCTTCGGCATGGACGGGGATGTCGCCGAGCCTGCTCGCGGCCGCACAGGAGCAGGCCCACAGCGACATGATCGACGAGCTGCGCCGGCCGATCCAGAACCTGGCCGCGGAGGCGCACATCTCGATCACCCTCGAGGTGCGCCGCGGCGACGCGTACACGGAACTGAAGCGGGTGGCGGTCACCCGCCAGGCGGACCTCGTCGTGGTCGGCGCGTCCGAGAGCGCGGGCCACCGGCTCGTCGGCTCCGTCGCGACGCGCCTCGTGCGCGCCGGGCTGTGGCCGGTCACCGTGGTGCCGTAG
- a CDS encoding DUF1275 family protein — translation MRARTADVVASVALAGASGAVDLLALADLGGAFASVVTGNLVNTGFGLGTADLARILPSVTAVVAFAAGVIAWTVVWRRSLLGPLFAELVLLLGVLAGWLATGTHPGRSVALVLLALAALAMGGQSVAALRLGAATTYLTGALTNALHDLVSGKAGGRRAAARQLLALVLGALAAAGLRGVLRWAVPVLPVVLLVIAITAVLVRKRG, via the coding sequence ATGAGGGCGCGCACCGCCGATGTCGTCGCCAGTGTCGCGCTCGCGGGCGCGTCGGGGGCGGTCGACCTGCTCGCGCTCGCTGATCTCGGCGGGGCGTTCGCCAGCGTCGTCACCGGCAACCTGGTCAACACCGGGTTCGGCCTCGGCACGGCGGATCTCGCCCGGATCCTGCCGTCGGTGACCGCGGTCGTGGCCTTCGCGGCGGGCGTGATCGCGTGGACCGTCGTGTGGCGCCGGTCGTTGCTGGGGCCGCTGTTCGCCGAGCTGGTGCTGTTGCTCGGCGTCCTGGCGGGCTGGCTCGCGACGGGCACCCACCCGGGCAGGTCCGTGGCGCTGGTGCTGCTCGCGCTGGCGGCGCTGGCCATGGGCGGGCAGAGCGTGGCGGCGCTGCGACTGGGCGCCGCGACGACCTACCTGACCGGTGCGCTCACCAACGCCCTGCACGACCTGGTCAGCGGCAAGGCGGGCGGCCGTCGTGCGGCGGCGCGTCAGCTGCTGGCGCTGGTGCTCGGCGCGCTGGCCGCCGCCGGCCTGCGCGGGGTACTGCGCTGGGCGGTGCCAGTGCTGCCGGTGGTGCTGCTGGTGATCGCGATCACGGCCGTGCTGGTCAGGAAGCGCGGCTGA
- a CDS encoding SAM-dependent methyltransferase: MSQRGPDPFPPEGVDLDHPSVARVYDYLLGGTANWAIDRVFGEKVLTGFPVLKSVAISNRLFLHRAVRHLMRLGVRQFIDIGSGIPTMGNTHQIADEVAGDSKVVYIDNEPVAVAHSRYLLEKHGDPKRHAVIHADMRDPDGLWERVGEAGVIDFDQPVAVLLVAVLHIHQPGHDGADVGPQSVARYRELMNPGSYLVVSQVSDEGVPPEVGQKLVEVKELYDASSNPVVWRKQSEIRALLGDFELVEPGMTWTPLWHPEESGPNSPELDFASPEESVIWVGVGRKP, encoded by the coding sequence GTGAGCCAACGGGGACCTGATCCCTTCCCGCCGGAAGGCGTGGACCTCGACCACCCGAGCGTGGCGCGGGTCTACGACTACCTGCTGGGCGGCACGGCCAACTGGGCGATCGACCGCGTCTTCGGCGAGAAGGTGCTGACCGGGTTCCCGGTGCTGAAGTCCGTCGCGATCTCGAACCGCCTGTTCCTGCACCGCGCGGTGCGGCACCTGATGCGCCTGGGCGTGCGACAGTTCATCGACATCGGCTCCGGCATCCCGACGATGGGCAACACCCACCAGATCGCGGACGAGGTCGCCGGCGACTCGAAGGTCGTCTACATCGACAACGAGCCGGTCGCGGTCGCGCATTCGCGGTACCTGCTGGAAAAGCACGGCGACCCGAAGCGGCACGCGGTGATCCACGCGGACATGCGTGACCCGGACGGGCTGTGGGAGCGCGTCGGCGAGGCCGGCGTGATCGACTTCGACCAGCCGGTCGCGGTCCTGCTGGTGGCCGTGCTGCACATCCACCAGCCAGGACACGACGGCGCGGACGTCGGTCCGCAGTCCGTGGCCCGCTACCGCGAGCTGATGAACCCGGGCTCGTACCTGGTGGTCTCGCAGGTCAGCGACGAGGGCGTCCCGCCGGAGGTCGGGCAGAAGCTCGTCGAGGTCAAGGAGCTCTACGACGCGTCGTCGAACCCGGTGGTGTGGCGCAAGCAAAGCGAGATCCGCGCGCTGCTGGGCGACTTCGAGCTCGTCGAGCCCGGGATGACCTGGACCCCGCTGTGGCATCCGGAGGAGAGCGGCCCGAACTCGCCGGAGCTCGATTTCGCCAGCCCCGAGGAGTCGGTCATCTGGGTCGGGGTCGGGCGCAAGCCCTAG
- a CDS encoding YbaB/EbfC family nucleoid-associated protein, which produces MTAPNGLGGLMRDPDEAARQIDAWAEGFAQKAERYRAAQERTEEIRLSSSNTDGSVRVTVRADGSVTDLNLSGRARSMPLEELSAQILTTMRRAQSGIAERVSEVMTEEVGDEDPETRSLLVDNLRSRFPSLDADEDEEPADEPPDEPQRPASSGNAENDDEDNNPW; this is translated from the coding sequence ATGACCGCCCCGAACGGACTCGGCGGCCTGATGCGCGACCCCGACGAGGCGGCCAGGCAGATCGACGCGTGGGCGGAGGGCTTCGCGCAGAAGGCCGAGCGCTACCGCGCCGCGCAGGAGCGCACCGAGGAGATCCGGCTCAGCTCGAGCAACACCGACGGCTCGGTGCGGGTCACCGTGCGGGCCGACGGCAGCGTCACCGACCTGAACCTCTCGGGCCGGGCGCGCAGCATGCCACTGGAGGAGCTGTCCGCGCAGATCCTGACGACGATGCGGCGCGCGCAGTCCGGTATCGCCGAGCGGGTCTCCGAGGTGATGACCGAAGAGGTCGGCGACGAGGACCCGGAGACCCGGTCGCTGCTGGTGGACAACCTGCGCAGCCGGTTCCCCAGCCTGGATGCCGACGAGGACGAGGAGCCGGCCGACGAGCCGCCGGACGAGCCGCAGCGTCCCGCGAGCTCCGGCAACGCCGAGAACGACGACGAGGACAACAACCCCTGGTAG